One genomic window of Bacteroidota bacterium includes the following:
- a CDS encoding 4Fe-4S dicluster domain-containing protein, with amino-acid sequence MSDKNDKPKKKTRKDFLQEIGIVGVGSVLAGSAIFAGINYDRKKKAGDRIKVLTAENELLEIDKNDTTKVKKTKAEDLTLLQQEGRDGIAGKRWVMVVDLSKCRNARKCMSACQHAHHLRPEQHHINVLKMQESKHTPPFYMAKPCQHCDNPPCVAVCPVDATFKRPDGIVLIDNERCIGCRFCIAACPYSARVFNWATPLMEEEDKDKTYNVELNVPQRKGTISKCCFSADQVREGKLPYCVSACPNGVYYFGDENEDAVTNGTTKETVRLQKLLEDNAGYRLMPELGTEPRVYYLPPKNKSYPFQDIDRPEASEHLESNNG; translated from the coding sequence ATGAGTGATAAAAACGATAAACCCAAAAAGAAAACCAGAAAGGATTTCTTACAGGAAATAGGAATTGTTGGGGTTGGTTCTGTTTTAGCGGGTTCTGCTATTTTTGCCGGGATAAATTATGACCGCAAAAAGAAGGCCGGTGATCGGATAAAAGTTCTTACAGCTGAAAACGAACTGTTGGAGATTGATAAGAATGATACAACCAAAGTAAAAAAAACGAAGGCGGAAGACCTTACGCTGCTGCAGCAGGAAGGCCGTGATGGAATAGCGGGAAAACGCTGGGTGATGGTGGTTGATTTATCAAAGTGCCGCAATGCGCGTAAATGCATGTCGGCATGTCAGCATGCACATCATTTGAGACCTGAACAGCATCATATCAATGTTTTGAAGATGCAGGAATCAAAGCACACACCCCCGTTTTATATGGCAAAGCCCTGTCAGCATTGCGATAATCCACCCTGTGTTGCAGTTTGCCCGGTTGACGCTACGTTTAAAAGACCTGACGGAATTGTGCTGATTGATAATGAAAGATGCATCGGTTGTAGATTCTGCATTGCAGCCTGCCCTTATAGTGCCCGGGTTTTCAATTGGGCAACTCCTTTAATGGAGGAAGAAGATAAGGATAAAACATACAATGTGGAGCTGAATGTGCCCCAGCGTAAAGGAACCATCAGCAAATGCTGTTTCAGCGCCGACCAGGTGCGCGAAGGAAAATTGCCCTATTGCGTATCGGCATGTCCAAACGGTGTTTATTATTTTGGTGATGAGAACGAAGATGCTGTTACCAATGGCACGACGAAAGAAACCGTGCGATTACAAAAACTTCTGGAAGACAATGCCGGATACCGTTTGATGCCTGAACTCGGAACTGAGCCAAGGGTATATTATCTGCCTCCTAAAAATAAGTCATATCCTTTTCAGGATATTGACCGGCCGGAAGCATCGGAACATTTGGAAAGTAACAATGGTTAA
- the nrfD gene encoding NrfD/PsrC family molybdoenzyme membrane anchor subunit, whose product MPDQSKLDKITSDLLRPIRLNKSFVAWMGFLGISLVICLYAYTTQLKDGLSVTGLSDYISWGMYISNFVFFVATSLVGMLISAVLGLSGAKWASPLARIAEIIALAFAAVAGLVIVSDMGHPERLLNVFMYGRLQSPIVWDVTVVMVYVVISALLLYVPMIPDMKICAEKVDNAPRLLKKLYKILSLNWTGNAEQEKIIKRSTKILAILIVPVALAIHTVTSWLFASTSRVGWDSTIFGPYFVTGAFVSGGAAVIIAMYFYRKNFKLQDYITEMHFDKMGKFLVLLSLIYLYFNLNEFLVPGYKMKKFDAAHLHDIFVGTHALLFWAVQIFGLVLPIIFMLFRKMRKPLPILIIAIFVLVGAWFKRYIIVVPTQEHPFLPIQNVPLNFKIYTPTITETLITIAPFILVLIIITILSKLFPVIPVQETMHQAEEIKNEN is encoded by the coding sequence ATGCCGGATCAAAGTAAACTTGATAAAATCACATCCGACCTGTTGCGGCCAATCAGGCTGAACAAGAGTTTTGTTGCCTGGATGGGCTTTTTGGGTATATCGCTGGTGATTTGTCTTTATGCTTACACAACCCAGCTTAAAGACGGACTGTCTGTAACGGGTCTGAGCGATTATATTTCATGGGGAATGTATATTTCTAACTTTGTTTTCTTTGTGGCAACAAGCCTTGTCGGGATGCTGATAAGTGCCGTGCTCGGTCTTTCCGGTGCCAAATGGGCTTCGCCCTTAGCGCGTATTGCCGAAATTATTGCATTGGCTTTTGCTGCCGTGGCCGGTTTGGTAATTGTTTCCGATATGGGGCACCCCGAGCGGCTGTTAAATGTTTTTATGTACGGAAGACTGCAATCGCCTATTGTATGGGATGTGACAGTGGTAATGGTGTATGTGGTGATTAGCGCATTATTGCTGTATGTGCCGATGATTCCCGATATGAAAATATGCGCTGAAAAAGTTGACAATGCCCCCAGACTATTAAAAAAACTTTACAAAATACTTTCACTGAACTGGACCGGTAATGCTGAGCAGGAAAAAATCATTAAGCGCTCCACAAAAATTCTTGCGATATTGATTGTGCCCGTGGCATTGGCCATTCACACCGTCACGTCGTGGCTGTTTGCAAGCACTTCTCGCGTAGGCTGGGATTCTACTATTTTCGGCCCCTATTTTGTTACAGGAGCCTTTGTATCGGGCGGAGCTGCCGTAATTATCGCCATGTATTTTTACAGGAAAAATTTTAAACTTCAGGATTACATTACCGAAATGCACTTCGATAAAATGGGCAAGTTTTTAGTGTTGCTTTCACTGATTTATCTATACTTCAATTTGAATGAATTTTTAGTGCCGGGTTACAAAATGAAAAAGTTTGACGCAGCTCATTTGCATGATATTTTTGTCGGCACGCATGCCTTACTATTCTGGGCAGTTCAGATATTTGGTTTGGTGCTACCGATTATTTTCATGCTGTTCCGAAAAATGAGAAAGCCGTTGCCCATTCTGATTATCGCGATATTTGTGCTCGTCGGAGCCTGGTTTAAACGATATATTATTGTTGTTCCTACGCAGGAACATCCTTTTCTGCCTATCCAGAATGTACCTCTTAATTTTAAAATATATACGCCTACGATTACAGAAACCTTAATTACCATTGCACCGTTTATTCTGGTGTTGATAATAATTACGATTTTATCGAAGCTGTTTCCTGTAATTCCGGTTCAGGAAACAATGCATCAGGCAGAAGAAATTAAAAACGAAAATTGA
- a CDS encoding cytochrome c yields MMSGKKLPIFITLTLLLSAFLHVIASGQGWDIPADKKAKNSYIKFSDTTARLGKEIYTKNCMICHGDPGKGNSLKTLVPVPPDLASAKTQTLTDGELFYILSTGKLIMPSFKNILSEADRWTVISFIRSFNKKYVQVLSKTNPEISKKVKIKLAFDSVAHKIRVEVKATEKDGIIPLKDAEIVLFASRYFGKLQIDKTLHTNSDGVAVFKFPWDLPGDKDGNVELVVNVNDDTYGEIESVQKMKVGIPTDKPGLTEKRAIWNVLKKAPWWIIITYTSILLVVGSVLLYVIINLRKLMKSGNN; encoded by the coding sequence ATGATGTCAGGGAAAAAGCTACCTATTTTTATTACGTTAACGTTATTGTTGTCTGCTTTTTTGCATGTCATTGCATCGGGTCAGGGATGGGACATTCCTGCTGATAAAAAAGCAAAGAACAGTTACATTAAATTCAGTGATACAACGGCACGGCTCGGCAAGGAAATCTATACTAAGAATTGTATGATTTGCCACGGAGATCCAGGCAAGGGAAACAGTTTAAAAACCCTGGTTCCCGTACCACCCGATCTGGCTTCTGCAAAAACTCAAACCCTTACCGACGGTGAGTTGTTTTATATCCTGTCAACAGGAAAGCTTATTATGCCTTCGTTCAAGAATATCCTGTCGGAAGCTGACCGTTGGACGGTGATTTCTTTTATCCGGAGTTTTAATAAAAAATATGTTCAGGTACTTTCTAAAACAAATCCTGAAATAAGTAAGAAAGTAAAGATTAAACTGGCGTTCGATTCGGTGGCTCATAAAATCCGGGTTGAAGTTAAAGCCACTGAGAAAGATGGTATCATCCCACTTAAAGACGCTGAAATAGTGCTGTTCGCCTCACGATATTTTGGAAAATTGCAGATTGATAAAACGCTTCACACGAATAGTGATGGCGTCGCTGTATTTAAATTTCCCTGGGATTTGCCGGGCGATAAAGACGGAAATGTTGAGCTGGTTGTTAATGTAAATGATGACACCTACGGCGAAATTGAATCAGTTCAAAAAATGAAGGTTGGAATACCAACAGATAAACCCGGCTTGACAGAAAAACGTGCCATCTGGAATGTCCTGAAAAAGGCGCCCTGGTGGATAATCATCACTTATACATCTATTTTATTGGTGGTCGGTTCGGTCTTACTATATGTGATTATTAATTTAAGAAAATTAATGAAATCAGGAAATAACTAA